The genomic DNA CAATGCGGGTGTTAGGTGATATTTTGCGGCGAACTTTTTTGCCTATTCTCATGTAAACATTGAAAGGTCGATCGTGGATTATAAGAGAATCTTCCGCGCAGCAGCCAGCAGGTTCCTTCTGGGGCTTATGTTCCTTTCTTTGCTATCAGCAGGACCTGCTTTTCCTCTTGATTCCGAAGACGCTCAACTCTTCATCGGCGGATTCAATGCCTATCAGAAAAAGGACTACAAGGTTGCTGCAGACCAGATGAATCTCGTCCTGCAAAAGTACCCTGACACGCCGTTAAGGGATATGGCGCTGTTCTGGCTTGCCAGAGCTCAATACAAATTAGAAAATCGGGAAGAGGCAGCCAAGAACATGGCGACCTTCTTCCGTGACTATCCGGAAAATCCCCTAAAGGCTACGGTGGAAGAGGACTTAGTGCAGCTGGCTTCCGCATACCAGCGCGGCGAGAAACTGCCGCCTGCACCGGCCGTGGAGCGGCAGTCAAAAGAGGCCGCAGCCGCCGCGGAGAAGGCCGCCGCGGAGAAAGCTGCCGCGGAGAAAGCTGCCGCGGAGAAAGCTGCCGCGGAGAAAGCTGCCGCGGAGAAAGCTGCCGCGGAGAAAGCTGCCGCGGAAAGAGCTGCCGCGGAAAGAGCTGCCGCGGAAAGAGCTGCTGCGGAAAGAGCTGCTGCGGAAAGAGCTGCTGAAAAGGCAGAAGCAATGCGCGCGGCTGTTGCTGCGGCACAGGCTGCAGAGAAAGCTGCTGCAGAGAAGGCTGCCGCCGAGAAGGCCGCTGCAGAGAAGGCCGCCGCCGAGAAGGCCGCCGCCGAAAAGGCCGCCGCCGAAAAGGCCGCTGCCGAAAAGGCCGCTGCCGAAAAGGCCGCTGCCGAAAAGGCCGCTGCCGAAAAGGCCGCTGCCGAAAAGGCCGCTGCCGAAAAGGCTGCTGCCGAAAAGGCTGCTGCCGAAAAGGCTGCTGCCGAAAAGGCTGCTGCCGAAAAGGCTGCTGCCGAAAAGGCTGCTGCCGAAAAGGCTGCTGCCGAAAAGGCTGCTGCCGAAAAGGCTGCTGCCGAAAAGGCTGCTGCCGAAAAGGCCGCTGCCGAAAAGGCCGCTGCCGAAAAGGCCGCTGCCGAAAAGGCCGCTGCCGAAAAGGCCGCTGCCGAAAAGGCCGCTGCGGAGAAGGCCGCTGCGGAGAAGGCCGCTGCGGAGAAGGCCGCTGCGGAGAAGGCCGCTGCGGAGAAGGCCGCTGCGGAGAAGGCCGCTGCGGAGAAGGTTCGCGTGGAGGCCCTGCGTAAGAAAGCAGAGGCAGAAAGGGAAGCCCGCGATAAGGCCCAGAAGGCAAAACGTCAGCCATCGGGAAGCGGAAAGCAAGAATCTGGAGAGAAAGCAGCACTAAGAGAGAAGGCCGTTGCTGAATACAAAGATCTAGTTACTCGTTTTCCAGGAACGGCAGCAGCGGCCGGTGCCGCTGCACGGCTTCGTGAAATGGGAGTCTCCTTTGATAGTCCTGTACCGCCGCAGGTGGCCGCCGCAACCGGCAACGCCCAAGTGCTTACACTTGAGGTGGGGCAGGCTGCAGATATAGGTTTTGACGTCCGAAATCCCCAGCAGGCGGGTGAGGTCAGCCGCAAGGTGTACATCCCCTTTTCAGTCACGAATCGGGGGAATGGCCCCGACAGCTACTACCTGGAGTCCGGTTTTCCCTCGGCCTATTCTGCGCAGTTTGCGGCAGCGAGCCGTCCGGACAGGGCTGTTAATCTAACGCCCGTCCTTGCTCCGGGAGAGAGCTTTGAAGGTGTCCTTTCGCTGACAGTCCCGCCCACTGCGGTCGATGGGACAAAAATAATCTATCCAGTAAAGGCCGCATCACAATTCGCTCGGGAAGTCTCGCAGTCGCGGGACGTGATACTTGTCGCTTCCGCGCCACTGCTCCGCATGGTGCTCAAGCCGGACAAGCCTCAGCTGTTGCCGGGAGAGAGGGTGACGTATCGAGCCGCTCTTCTCAATATCGGTAGCGCTACGGCAACCGGGATTTCCATCCGCTTTAACTATCCGCCCCAGTACGAGCCGGTCGATTTCGTTCCTGCCGGGTTCAAGCAGGAGATGAAGGCGGCGTTGGTGATGGACGGGCTGCAGATCAAGTCGGGGGAGAAGAGGGAGTACACCGTGCAGTTCCAACTCAAGGATGAGGCCCTCGCACAGCAGGAGCTGTTTCTGCGTGGAGAGGCGGTAAACCAGGATCTGGGGACGCGGGATTCTTTTGTATCGACTGTTTCGGTGGTGCGGCCGGTGAGCGATGTGCTGGTTCGCAGTAGCATTGGAAAGACTATGGTTATTCCAGGCCAGGTAGTAGCCATACCGCTGATTGTGACGAATGCGGGCAATGTGCGTGAAGATTTCGCCATCCGGGCAAAGCTCCCTGAGCGATATTCGCATTCATTCTTTCAGGACATGAACCGGGATGGCATCCGTCAGCCAAACGAGCCTGTGATA from Geobacter sp. DSM 9736 includes the following:
- a CDS encoding pentapeptide repeat-containing protein, which codes for MCRSNSRAHCFCLFSSSFRSSSFRSSSFRGSSFRGSSFRGSFLRGSFLRGSFLRGSFLRGSFLRGSFLRGGLLRGGCGLF
- a CDS encoding histone H1-like repetitive region-containing protein — protein: MRAAVAAAQAAEKAAAEKAAAEKAAAEKAAAEKAAAEKAAAEKAAAEKAAAEKAAAEKAAAEKAAAEKAAAEKAAAEKAAAEKAAAEKAAAEKAAAEKAAAEKAAAEKAAAEKAAAEKAAAEKAAAEKAAAEKAAAEKAAAEKAAAEKAAAEKAAAEKAAAEKAAAEKAAAEKAAAEKAAAEKVRVEALRKKAEAEREARDKAQKAKRQPSGSGKQESGEKAALREKAVAEYKDLVTRFPGTAAAAGAAARLREMGVSFDSPVPPQVAAATGNAQVLTLEVGQAADIGFDVRNPQQAGEVSRKVYIPFSVTNRGNGPDSYYLESGFPSAYSAQFAAASRPDRAVNLTPVLAPGESFEGVLSLTVPPTAVDGTKIIYPVKAASQFAREVSQSRDVILVASAPLLRMVLKPDKPQLLPGERVTYRAALLNIGSATATGISIRFNYPPQYEPVDFVPAGFKQEMKAALVMDGLQIKSGEKREYTVQFQLKDEALAQQELFLRGEAVNQDLGTRDSFVSTVSVVRPVSDVLVRSSIGKTMVIPGQVVAIPLIVTNAGNVREDFAIRAKLPERYSHSFFQDMNRDGIRQPNEPVINHVGPLSPREDMYVVMEVSTSATEKDGTEAQLSVDLESENAQGGRASASVRLRFSRPVLELAMAGRGGRLRPGDVNGLELSCMNTGSNMAKNVELESTLPDPVELVASDPPFTAGKGGAYLWRFEELGSGEKRSIKLTYRLKPTAPVGAHLQLKNVLTYQDQLGNRY